In Primulina huaijiensis isolate GDHJ02 chromosome 16, ASM1229523v2, whole genome shotgun sequence, a single genomic region encodes these proteins:
- the LOC140960729 gene encoding uncharacterized protein, whose translation MMGRRKRGDDINTTPPPSDLVQHYEERQLKQKSSDRPETSATQHAPSIMDVTGSSLTRPQGHQSPQNQNHGASHGILLRHSRHYLDHNYSRRGSINHTSASPSNWKGSPVYDTAKLSFKLAKCRELMFHKLKRIRARSSTSNAESAYTRKMECGICQKRLKKKSFKFDNSNSSSELSVVGVLVCGHVYHADCLELKTIPEDMQDPPCPICKHQL comes from the exons ATGATGGGAAGAAGGAAGAGAGGGGATGATATTAACACAACGCCGCCACCGTCAG ATTTAGTGCAACATTACGAAGAACGTCAGTTGAAACAG AAATCTTCCGACCGACCAGAAACCAGTGCTACTCAGCATGCACCATCCATCATGGATGTTACGGGAAGTTCTCTTACAAGACCACAAGGCCACCAATCAcctcaaaatcaaaatcatggTGCTAGCCATGGAATATTATTGAGACATTCTCGTCATTACTTGGATCACAATTATTCAAGGCGAGGCTCGATTAACCACACCAGTGCATCTCCGTCTAATTGGAAGGGTTCTCCCGTATATGATACGGCGAAGTTATCCTTTAAACTGGCTA AATGTAGGGAATTGATGTTCCATAAACTCAAAAGAATTCGGGCAAGATCGTCTACATCAAATGCAGAATCTGCCTACACAAGAAAAATGGAATGCGGGATATGCCAGAAGCGTTTGAAGAAGAAGTCCTTCAAATTTGACAACTCTAACTCTTCCAGTGAGCTCTCAGTTGTCGGTGTTTTAGTTTGTGGCCATGTCTATCATGCAGACTGCCTGGAACTGAAAACGATCCCCGAAGACATGCAGGATCCACCATGTCCAATATGCAAACACCAGTTATAA
- the LOC140960730 gene encoding uncharacterized protein isoform X1 yields the protein MEHAEVLQETISAMPIIPRLDRLDLMLQLLEGKHSLSRREFCSNICEKREKENECKSLCAAVDEVQHKGTIMERLSMLENRLLQVQLSLEMEEGNTSKSSSSSLTLLHNIGKESDQKKHELLAIIPRETKDQQVLQTKDGDSFSIGELATKRTSQQNKRRPKKKPNKKWLGLLQFRLRC from the exons ATGGAACATGCTGAAGTACTGCAAGAAACAATCTCGGCTATGCCGATTATTCCGAGATTAGATCGCCTCGATCTCATG CTTCAACTTTTAGAAGGGAAGCATAGCTTGTCAAGAAGggagttttgttcaaatatttGTGAGAAAAGAGAGAAAGAAAATGAATGCAAGTCTCTGTGCGCAGCTGTAGATGAAGTCCAACACAAAGGCACGATTATGGAGCGGCTATCCATGCTCGAGAATCGTTTGTTGCAG GTCCAGTTGAGCTTGGAAATGGAGGAAGGGAATACATCAAAGTCGTCATCCTCTTCATTAACGCTTCTTCATAATATTGGTAAAGAATCTGATCAGAAGAAACATGAATTATTAGCAATCATTCCACGAGAAACTAAAGATCAACAAGTACTCCAAACAAAA GATGGAGATTCATTTTCAATAGGAGAATTGGCAACAAAAAGAACGTCTCAACAGAACAAAAGAAGGCCGAAAAAGAAACCAAACAAAAAGTGGCTTGGATTGCTCCAATTCCGGCTTAGATGCTAA
- the LOC140960730 gene encoding uncharacterized protein isoform X2, which produces MEHAEVLQETISAMPIIPRLDRLDLMLQLLEGKHSLSRREFCSNICEKREKENECKSLCAAVDEVQHKGTIMERLSMLENRLLQLSLEMEEGNTSKSSSSSLTLLHNIGKESDQKKHELLAIIPRETKDQQVLQTKDGDSFSIGELATKRTSQQNKRRPKKKPNKKWLGLLQFRLRC; this is translated from the exons ATGGAACATGCTGAAGTACTGCAAGAAACAATCTCGGCTATGCCGATTATTCCGAGATTAGATCGCCTCGATCTCATG CTTCAACTTTTAGAAGGGAAGCATAGCTTGTCAAGAAGggagttttgttcaaatatttGTGAGAAAAGAGAGAAAGAAAATGAATGCAAGTCTCTGTGCGCAGCTGTAGATGAAGTCCAACACAAAGGCACGATTATGGAGCGGCTATCCATGCTCGAGAATCGTTTGTTGCAG TTGAGCTTGGAAATGGAGGAAGGGAATACATCAAAGTCGTCATCCTCTTCATTAACGCTTCTTCATAATATTGGTAAAGAATCTGATCAGAAGAAACATGAATTATTAGCAATCATTCCACGAGAAACTAAAGATCAACAAGTACTCCAAACAAAA GATGGAGATTCATTTTCAATAGGAGAATTGGCAACAAAAAGAACGTCTCAACAGAACAAAAGAAGGCCGAAAAAGAAACCAAACAAAAAGTGGCTTGGATTGCTCCAATTCCGGCTTAGATGCTAA
- the LOC140962018 gene encoding monogalactosyldiacylglycerol synthase 2, chloroplastic-like — MAAKTASPRNAINNVIERVGVYGFGGGSSQKRCKYALEDEDGTVEMEQIGAERTKNVLILMSDTGGGHRASAEAIRDAFQLEYGDEYRIFVKDVWKEYTGWPLNDMEGQYKFMVKHVQLWNVAFHSTSPRWIHSLYLAAIAAFYAKEVEAGLMEYKPDIIISVHPLMQHIPLWVLKWQGLQKKVVFVTVITDLNTCHRTWFQPSVNRLYCPSEEVAKRALIDGLEESQTRVFGLPIRPSFCRAILSKDDLRVELEMDPNLPAVLLMGGGEGMGPVKKTGKALGEALFDKELEMPIGQLVIICGRNENLASTLKSLDWKIPVKIRGFEKQMEKWMGACDCIITKAGPGTIAEALIRGLPIILNDYIPGQEKGNVPYVVDNGAGIFTRSSKETARVVADWFSTKKDELKRMSENALKLAQPNAVFDIVKDIHELACQRGPLTNIPYMLTSSFSSLIY; from the exons atgGCGGCGAAGACAGCGTCACCGAGGAATGCTATAAACAACGTGATTGAAAGAGTTGGGGTGTATGGATTTGGTGGTGGGAGCAGCCAGAAGAGGTGCAAGTACGCCCTTGAAGATGAAGATGGGACCGTGGAAATGGAGCAGATTGGGGCTGAGAGAACAAAAAATGTGCTGATTTTGATGAGCGACACGGGTGGGGGCCACCGAGCTTCTGCTGAAGCCATTCGTGATGCATTCCAGCTCGAGTATGGGGATGAATACAGG ATTTTTGTTAAGGATGTCTGGAAGGAGTACACAGGATGGCCATTAAACGACATGGAGGGGCAGTACAAGTTCATGGTTAAACATGTTCAGCTCTGGAATGTTGCATTTCATAGCACGTCTCCTAGATGGATACACTCCCTATATCTTGCTGCCATTGCCGCCTTCTATGCAAA ggAGGTCGAAGCTGGTCTAATGGAATACAAACCGGATATCATCATCAGTGTTCATCCTCTTATGCAACATATCCCTTTGTGGGTGTTGAAATGGCAAGGCTTACAAAAGAAAGTCGTTTTCGTTACTGTCATAACCGACCTAAACACATGTCACCGCACCtg GTTTCAACCGTCGGTGAACAGATTGTATTGTCCTTCGGAAGAGGTAGCGAAGAGGGCTTTGATCGATGGCCTCGAGGAGTCTCAAACTCGTGTGTTTGGCTTGCCAATTAGACCTTCTTTTTGTCGAGCAATTCTCTCCAAG GATGATTTGAGGGTAGAACTCGAGATGGACCCAAATTTGCCAGCCGTTTTACTAATGGGAGGTGGAGAAGGGATGGGGCCGGTCAAGAAAACTGGAAAGGCACTCGGAGAGGCTCTATTTGACAAAGAACTTGAAATGCCAATCGGACAGCTAGTTATCATTTGTGGTCGTAATGAAAATCTAGCCTCCACGTTAAAATCATTGGACTGGAAAATCCCAGTTAAG ATTAGAGGATTTGAGAAGCAAATGGAGAAATGGATGGGTGCTTGTGACTGCATTATCACAAAA GCAGGACCTGGTACAATTGCGGAAGCATTGATAAGGGGCCTTCCGATTATTCTTAACGATTATATTCCTGGACAA GAGAAAGGGAATGTTCCTTATGTAGTTGATAACGGGGCAGGAATCTTTACACGAAGCTCGAAAGAAACGGCAAGAGTTGTGGCCGATTGGTTCAGCACGAAGAAGGATGAGCTCAAGAGAATGTCGGAAAATGCGCTAAAACTCGCCCAACCAAATGCAGTTTTCGACATCGTGAAGGACATTCATGAGCTTGCTTGCCAACGGGGTCCTTTGACAAACATACCGTACATGCTCACATCATCGTTTTCGAGCTTAATTTATTAA
- the LOC140962147 gene encoding actin-related protein 2/3 complex subunit 3 isoform X1 produces the protein MVYHSSFLDDEETTKACGCPLLPLKSHIKGPAPVSEQDSTDIVDEAITFFRANVFFRNFEIKSSADKLLIYLTFYVNIALKKLEGCRTLAEGTKAIISLGLETVPVPGEPGFPFPGLFTHPQSRQEAELFRNYLKQIREETSGRLLSVAYRPNGTPNKWWLAFAKRKFMNIIQTNDSS, from the exons ATG GTCTACCACTCCAGTTTTCTCGATGATGAAGAAACTACTAAAGCATGTGGATGCCCTTTGCTTCCCCTGAAAAGCCACATTAAAGGACCAGCTCCTGTATCAGAACAAG ATAGCACGGATATAGTTGATGAGGCGATAACATTCTTTCGAGCCAATGTCTTCTTCAGAAACTTTGAAATCAAGAGTTCAGCTGATAAGCTTCTTATCTACTTGACATTTTATGTTAATATTGCTCTGAAGAAGCTTGAAGGCTGCAGAACTTTAGCCGAAGGGACCAAAGCAATTATTAGTTTAGGACTGGAAACTGTACCTGTTCCTGGAGAACCTGGATTTCCATTTCCGGGGCTGTTTACTCATCCACAATCTAGACAAGAAGCAG AACTCTTCCGGAATTATTTGAAGCAGATACGGGAAGAAACTAGTGGAAGATTATTGAGTGTGGCATATCGACCTAATGGAACTCCAAACAAATGGTGGCTAGCCTTTGCTAAGAGAAAGTTTATGAACATCATCCAAACAAATGATTCGTCCTGA
- the LOC140962147 gene encoding actin-related protein 2/3 complex subunit 3 isoform X2, protein MVYHSSFLDDEETTKACGCPLLPLKSHIKGPAPVSEQDSTDIVDEAITFFRANVFFRNFEIKSSADKLLIYLTFYVNIALKKLEGCRTLAEGTKAIISLGLETVPVPGEPGFPFPGLFTHPQSRQEAGIALA, encoded by the exons ATG GTCTACCACTCCAGTTTTCTCGATGATGAAGAAACTACTAAAGCATGTGGATGCCCTTTGCTTCCCCTGAAAAGCCACATTAAAGGACCAGCTCCTGTATCAGAACAAG ATAGCACGGATATAGTTGATGAGGCGATAACATTCTTTCGAGCCAATGTCTTCTTCAGAAACTTTGAAATCAAGAGTTCAGCTGATAAGCTTCTTATCTACTTGACATTTTATGTTAATATTGCTCTGAAGAAGCTTGAAGGCTGCAGAACTTTAGCCGAAGGGACCAAAGCAATTATTAGTTTAGGACTGGAAACTGTACCTGTTCCTGGAGAACCTGGATTTCCATTTCCGGGGCTGTTTACTCATCCACAATCTAGACAAGAAGCAGGTATAGCATTGGCTTGA
- the LOC140961195 gene encoding probable sucrose-phosphate synthase — MAGNDWINSYLEAILDVGPGLGDTKSSLLLRERGRFSPTRYFVEEVITGFDETDLHRAWARAQATRSPQERNTRLENMCWRIWNLARQKKQLEGEEAQRMNKRRLERERGRKEAVADMSEDLSEGEKGDAVGDLSSHGESNRGRLPRISSVDTLEAWVNQQKGKQLYIVLISIHGLIRGENMELGRDSDTGGQVKYVVELARALGSMPGVYRVDLLTRQVSSPEVDWSYGEPTEMLPPRNSEGLVNEMGESSGAYIIRIPFGPKDKYIPKELLWPHIPEFVDGALNHIIQMSKVLGEQIGNGYPVWPVAIHGHYADAGDSASLLSGALNVPMILTGHSLGRDKLEQLLRQGRLSRDEINSTFKIMRRIEAEELSLDASEIVITSTRQEIDEQWRLYDGFDPILERKLRARIKRNVSCYGRFMPRMAVIPPGMEFHHIAPHDGDIDTETEASEGGKSPDPPIWVEIMRFLSNPRKPMILALARPDQKKNLTTLVKAFGECRPLRELANLTLIMGNRDNIDEMPSTNASVLLSILKIIDKYDLYGLVAYPKHHKQAEVPEIYRLAAKTKGVFINPAFIEPFGLTLIEAAAHGLPIVATKNGGPVDIHRVLDNGLLIDPHDQQSIADALLKLVADKHLWAKCRANGLKNIHLFSWPEHCKTYLTKIASCKPRQPRWLQNDDDDKNSESDSPSDSLRDIHDISLNLKFSFDGDKDGSRENINDTLNPEVQKSKLENAVLTWSRGSVKSVQKSGSTDKGNQNSAGGKFPVLRRRKHMFVIAVDCHEGDGLSECVRKIFEAVEKERTEGSVGFILNTSFNITETYSFLISNGFNPTDFDAFICNSGGDLYYSSFHSEDNPFVVDLYYHSHIEYRWGGEGLRKTLVRWASTAEKKGEREEHHVVEDEETSADYCYSFKVQKPGVVPPVKELRKLLRIQALRCHVIYCRNGCKINAIPVLASRSQALRYLYLRWGMDLSKVVVFVGESGDSDYEGLLGGVHKSVVLKGVCSSTNNQLHANRSYPLTDVISFDSPNIVSMPEGYSSSDLRASLDELQFLKF; from the exons ATGGCGGGAAATGATTGGATTAACAGCTATCTGGAAGCGATTCTCGATGTCGGGCCGGGGCTGGGTGACACGAAGTCGTCGTTGCTGCTGCGGGAGAGGGGGAGGTTTAGTCCCACGCGATACTTCGTGGAGGAGGTGATCACGGGATTCGACGAGACCGATCTCCATCGCGCTTGGGCACGA GCACAAGCGACTCGGAGTCCGCAGGAGAGGAACACGAGGCTGGAGAATATGTGCTGGCGTATTTGGAATCTGGCTCGCCAGAAAAAGCAG CTTGAAGGTGAGGAAGCCCAGAGAATGAATAAACGCCGTCTTGAACGTGAAAGGGGTCGAAAAGAAGCGGTTGCTGACATGTCAGAAGACTTATCAGAGGGGGAGAAAGGAGATGCGGTTGGTGACCTTTCATCTCACGGAGAAAGCAATAGAGGTCGATTGCCAAGAATTAGTTCGGTTGACACTTTAGAGGCATGGGTTAATCAACAAAAGGGGAAACAATTATACATTGTATTGATTAG cattcatggctTGATACGCGGTGAAAACATGGAGCTTGGTCGTGATTCTGatactggtggccag GTGAAGTATGTTGTTGAGCTGGCAAGAGCTTTAGGTTCGATGCCAGGTGTGTATCGTGTTGATTTACTCACTAGACAAGTATCATCACCAGAAGTAGACTGGAGCTATGGTGAACCCACAGAGATGCTACCTCCAAGAAATTCAGAAGGTTTGGTGAATGAAATGGGAGAGAGTAGTGGTGCTTACATCATTCGCATTCCTTTTGGACCTAAAGATAAATATATTCCAAAAGAACTTCTGTGGCCACATATCCCTGAATTTGTTGATGGTGCTCTTAACCACATCATACAGATGTCCAAGGTTCTTGGGGAACAAATTGGTAATGGATATCCTGTTTGGCCTGTCGCAATTCATGGGCATTATGCAGATGCAGGTGACTCTGCTTCCCTTTTATCTGGTGCTCTGAATGTACCCATGATTTTAACTGGTCATTCATTGGGTCGCGATAAGCTGGAACAGCTTTTGAGACAAGGTCGATTGTCAAGGGATGAGATTAATTCTACCTTCAAAATAATGCGTAGAATAGAGGCGGAGGAGTTATCACTTGACGCTTCTGAGATTGTCATTACTAGCACCAGACAAGAAATAGACGAGCAGTGGCGTCTGTATGATGGTTTTGATCCGATTCTAGAGCGCAAATTACGAGCAAGGATTAAGCGCAATGTGAGCTGCTATGGAAGATTCATGCCTCGCATGGCT GTAATACCACCTGGGATGGAATTTCATCACATCGCTCCTCATGATGGAGACATTGATACAGAAACAGAAGCAAGCGAAGGTGGCAAGTCTCCAGATCCACCTATTTGGGTAGAG ATAATGCGCTTCCTTTCAAATCCAAGGAAGCCTATGATACTTGCACTCGCAAGACCAGATCAAAAGAAAAACCTCACTACTTTGGTAAAAGCTTTTGGAGAATGTCGTCCTCTTAGGGAACTTGCTAACCTT ACATTAATAATGGGTAACCGTGACAATATTGATGAAATGCCAAGCACTAATGCTTCAGTTCTTTTATCAATCCTTAAGATTATCGATAAGTATGATCTCTATGGTCTAGTGGCATATCCAAAACATCACAAGCAAGCTGAAGTTCCTGAAATCTATCGCCTAGCAGCAAAGACTAAG GGTGTGTTCATTAATCCAGCTTTCATTGAGCCTTTTGGGCTTACTTTGATAGAG GCTGCAGCACATGGTTTGCCCATTGTTGCCACAAAAAATGGTGGTCCCGTTGACATACACAGG GTTTTAGACAACGGTCTCCTTATTGATCCCCACGATCAACAGTCCATTGCTGACGCTCTTTTGAAGCTGGTTGCAGATAAGCATCTCTGGGCAAAATGCAGAGCAAACGGTCTTAAAAATATACATCTTTTTTCATGGCCAGAGCATTGTAAAACTTATCTCACTAAAATTGCAAGTTGCAAACCAAGGCAGCCTCGTTGGTTACAAAATGATGACGACGACAAAAATTCAGAATCAGATTCACCAAGTGATTCCTTAAGGGATATACATGATATATCTTTGAACTTAAAGTTTTCATTTGACGGAGACAAGGATGGGAGCCGAGAAAATATTAATGACACTCTAAACCCTGAAGTTCAAAAGAGTAAGCTAGAAAATGCTGTTTTGACATGGTCTAGAGGTTCTGTGAAGAGTGTGCAGAAATCTGGGTCGACTGATAAGGGAAATCAGAACTCTGCAGGTGGTAAGTTCCCCGTATTGAGGAGGAGGAAACACATGTTTGTGATTGCTGTGGATTGCCATGAAGGTGACGGTCTTTCTGAATGTGTAAGAAAGATCTTTGAGGCTGTGGAGAAGGAAAGGACTGAAGGTTCAGTCGGGTTTATATTAAACACATCCTTTAATATTACAGAAACATATTCTTTTCTGATTTCAAATGGCTTTAACCCTACTGATTTTGATGCATTTATTTGCAATAGTGGCGGTGATCTTTATTATTCATCGTTTCACTCTGAGGATAACCCTTTTGTAGTAGACTTGTATTATCATTCGCATATTGAATACCGTTGGGGTGGTGAAGGATTGAGAAAGACTCTAGTCCGATGGGCTTCTACAGCTGAGAAGAAGGGAGAAAGGGAAGAACATCATGTTGTTGAAGATGAAGAGACTTCAGCTGACTACTGCTATTCTTTCAAAGTTCAGAAGCCTGGAGTG GTTCCCCCTGTTAAGGAACTAAGAAAGTTATTGAGAATTCAAGCACTACGTTGTCATGTTATTTATTGTCGAAATGGATGTAAGATTAATGCGATTCCGGTCCTTGCTTCTCGTTCCCAAGCACTCAG GTATTTATATCTTCGCTGGGGTATGGACCTATCAAAGGTCGTGGTTTTTGTCGGAGAAAGTGGGGACAGTGACTATGAAGGATTGCTCGGAGGTGTTCACAAGTCTGTCGTGTTGAAAGGCGTTTGTAGTAGCACAAACAACCAACTCCATGCGAACAGAAGCTACCCACTGACCGATGTCATCTCCTTTGATAGCCCTAATATTGTCAGCATGCCTGAAGGATATAGCAGCTCTGATCTCCGAGCCTCATTGGACGAGCTACAGTTCCTCAAATTCTAA
- the LOC140960763 gene encoding heptahelical transmembrane protein 1-like: MVSSSKGSVRKRKVIGMDQEKDGKVCTPAEKKSFSKKRIGCKDFKGKKCHLLSYHELPEYMKDNEYILNYYRANWPLKQALFSVFRWHNETLNVWTHLLGFLLFLGLTVANVKDVPRVADFITVLVGQYPSANISKNFSLGPTKLIDLKQESHLKIDTTSPETVVTNWPFYVYLSGSMFCLLSSSICHLFCCHSHHLNLMLLQMDYVGITVMIITSYFPAMYYIFQCTPHWQVVYLTGITIIGICTIFTLLSPAFSTGKYRPLRAMLFVSMGLLGLIPAVHAVVVNWDDPDRNVTLAYESVMALSYLTGTMFYVCRIPERWNPGFFDLAGQSHQIFHVFVVLGALAHYGAAQFFLRYRGQMECDK, from the exons ATGGTAAGTAGCAGTAAAGGGTCTGTTCGGAAGAGGAAAGTTATAGGGATGGATCAAGAAAAAGATGGAAAAGTTTGCACACCTGCAGAGAAGAAAAGTTTCAGCAAGAAAAGGATTGGTTGCAAAGATTTCAAAGGGAAAAAATGTCATCTTTTATCCTATCATGAGCTGCCGGAGTATATGAAGGATAAtgaatatatattgaattattatAGGGCTAATTGGCCTCTGAAACAAGCCCTTTTTAGTGTATTTCGGTGGCATAATGAGACATTGAATGTGTGGAC ACATTTGCTTGGGTTCTTGTTGTTTTTGGGATTGACAGTGGCAAATGTAAAGGACGTGCCTCGGGTTGCAGATTTCATCACAGTATTAGTTGG GCAATACCCATCAGCAAATATATCCAAGAATTTCTCCCTG GGACCGACAAAATTAATCGACCTGAAGCAAGAGTCGCATTTGAAAATCGACACAACCTCGCCCGAAACCGTCGTCACGAACTGGCCATTTTACGTGTACTTGAGCGGTTCCATGTTCTGTCTCCTCTCAAGTAGCATATGCCATCTCTTCTGTTGCCATTCACACCACCTTAACTTAATGCTACTACAGATGGATTATGTCGGTATAACTGTCATGATAATTACGTCCTATTTCCCCGCCATGTACTACATTTTTCAATGCACCCCGCATTGGCAAGTCGTTTACCTGACCGGTATCACGATCATCGGGATCTGCACCATCTTCACGTTGCTCTCTCCGGCCTTCTCGACTGGGAAATACCGTCCTTTACGAGCTATGCTTTTCGTTTCTATGGGATTGCTTGGTTTGATACCGGCTGTTCATGCTGTCGTCGTGAATTGGGACGATCCCGACCGTAACGTTACACTGGCGTATGAATCTGTCATGGCGTTATCTTATTTGACCGGGACGATGTtttatgtttgccggattcctGAGCGGTGGAATCCGGGGTTCTTCGACCTTGCGGGGCAAAGCCATCAAATCTTCCATGTGTTTGTTGTGTTGGGGGCATTAGCACATTATGGTGCTGCACAATTTTTCTTGAGATATCGTGGTCAGATGGAGTGTGACAAATAG